One window of the Ureibacillus sp. FSL W7-1570 genome contains the following:
- a CDS encoding ATP-binding protein: MEQSKSIIKRHDVLLIFAVAIVTAIASEVKVIPYEGAPFRFGLGTVMFLLAVLILPLPLIHTGFITGIVIVLFRTILDVAFFESAFTNAILTHLPAGLFYILFAFGLYMIKLEQLKSKPFLLASLVTIIEFASNSVEQLATSLFITNIPLTMKEIVLLLLVAFIRSFFVVGIYSSITVKEQKRQVQQLLNFISTLYVEALYLKKSMNEIEQITADSYSLYDQLKKIDPMLSMKALSIAQEIHEVKKDEQRIYAGLAKILNMEQLDAYFISELLQYVKEANEKYSEMLNKKIEIAISCNHDFRTKEHIPLLALMNNLVANAVEAIEKEGTIRISINTSKDFATITVEDTGAGISKNLIPVIFDPGFTTKFNRQGVPSTGIGLSHVQAIVDKFNGTIHVESNETTVFSIKIPINNL, from the coding sequence ATGGAACAATCAAAATCCATCATCAAACGGCATGATGTTTTGTTGATCTTCGCTGTTGCCATTGTAACCGCCATCGCCAGTGAAGTGAAAGTCATACCTTATGAGGGAGCTCCATTCCGCTTCGGATTGGGAACCGTCATGTTTTTATTGGCGGTATTAATTCTTCCTTTACCGCTGATTCATACCGGCTTCATTACCGGAATCGTCATTGTATTGTTCCGCACAATCTTGGACGTTGCCTTTTTTGAAAGCGCTTTTACAAATGCCATTCTTACACACTTGCCAGCCGGTCTGTTTTATATTTTATTTGCTTTCGGTTTATACATGATCAAACTTGAACAGCTTAAATCGAAACCGTTCCTGTTGGCCAGTTTGGTCACCATTATTGAATTTGCGAGCAATTCGGTTGAACAATTGGCAACTTCTTTATTTATAACCAACATTCCATTGACGATGAAAGAAATTGTATTGTTGCTTCTTGTTGCCTTCATCCGAAGTTTCTTTGTCGTGGGCATTTATAGTTCCATTACGGTAAAGGAACAAAAAAGGCAAGTGCAGCAATTATTAAATTTCATCTCCACTCTATACGTCGAAGCATTATATTTAAAAAAATCGATGAATGAAATCGAACAAATTACCGCGGATAGTTACAGTTTGTATGACCAATTAAAAAAGATCGACCCAATGTTGAGCATGAAAGCCCTGTCCATTGCCCAAGAAATTCACGAAGTAAAAAAAGATGAACAACGGATTTATGCAGGTCTCGCCAAAATACTGAATATGGAACAATTGGATGCTTATTTCATCTCAGAATTGCTTCAATATGTAAAAGAAGCAAATGAAAAATACAGTGAAATGCTAAACAAAAAGATTGAAATTGCCATTTCTTGCAATCATGATTTCCGTACGAAAGAACACATTCCATTACTGGCGCTCATGAATAATCTAGTCGCGAATGCCGTGGAAGCGATTGAAAAGGAAGGGACAATCCGTATCTCCATCAATACTTCGAAAGATTTTGCAACCATCACCGTGGAAGATACAGGAGCAGGAATTTCAAAAAATTTGATCCCTGTCATTTTCGACCCGGGATTTACGACAAAATTTAACCGCCAAGGAGTACCTTCAACGGGGATCGGCTTATCCCATGTGCAAGCAATCGTCGATAAATTCAACGGAACCATTCATGTGGAAAGCAATGAAACAACCGTATTTTCAATAAAAATTCCGATTAACAATTTATAA
- a CDS encoding response regulator: protein MRYFIVDDDRASRAMLSQIIEDSQLGTVIGEASNGEEAINQILVMQPDFVIIDLLMPKLDGLATIEQLREYHYDGKFIMISQVVNKDMVAQAYEKGIEFFIHKPINKVEVEMVLRKTEEQYRLKNSISAIRESLSNIETPNIHQSKKSTRDHVLSILNDMGIIGEVGSEDITKIIELLMMDRQKNTPLPPLKELYERVAKLTKTTPDEIIKESKSIEQRIRRTILAAMINLANLGLVDYTNSEFEYYAPRYFEFTEIRKLMSQIKNNEERKVKINIKKFIQVLFADIASKTN from the coding sequence ATGAGATATTTTATAGTGGATGACGATCGGGCAAGCCGTGCCATGCTCTCCCAAATCATTGAAGATAGTCAACTCGGAACGGTTATTGGAGAAGCTTCCAATGGGGAAGAAGCGATAAACCAAATTCTCGTGATGCAGCCGGACTTTGTCATCATTGATCTGTTGATGCCGAAATTGGACGGTTTGGCAACAATCGAACAGCTCCGTGAATACCATTACGATGGAAAATTCATCATGATCTCCCAAGTGGTCAATAAAGATATGGTTGCCCAAGCTTACGAAAAGGGGATTGAATTTTTTATCCATAAACCCATCAATAAAGTGGAAGTGGAGATGGTTTTGAGAAAAACGGAGGAACAATACCGGTTAAAAAACTCCATTTCCGCTATACGTGAGTCCCTTTCAAATATTGAAACACCGAATATCCATCAATCAAAAAAATCCACCCGCGACCATGTTTTAAGCATCCTGAATGATATGGGCATCATCGGGGAAGTGGGAAGCGAAGATATCACTAAAATTATTGAATTGTTGATGATGGATAGACAAAAAAATACTCCCCTTCCTCCATTAAAAGAATTATATGAACGGGTTGCAAAACTGACAAAAACAACCCCAGACGAAATCATAAAAGAAAGCAAATCGATTGAACAGCGTATACGCCGCACGATTTTGGCTGCAATGATCAATTTGGCCAATTTAGGTTTGGTGGATTATACAAATTCCGAGTTTGAATATTATGCCCCCCGCTATTTTGAATTTACAGAAATACGGAAATTGATGAGTCAAATCAAAAATAATGAAGAAAGAAAAGTAAAAATTAACATAAAAAAATTCATCCAAGTGTTGTTTGCAGATATCGCAAGTAAAACAAATTAA